In Candidatus Schekmanbacteria bacterium, the DNA window AATGCTTCAGCAATATGTTTATACTTCTCATCAGAAGTTGTTTCGAATGCCTTCTCATAGTGAATTCTTGCTTCTTCATATTGATTTGTTTCCTCAAGCACTTCACCTTTGAGATCTAATAATTCTTTACTTGATGGGGAAAATTTAAGTGCTTTATTCAAACATTTTAGTGCTTTTTCAAACTCCCCGCTATCGACCAACGCTTCTGAAACTTTTAAGACAACTTCTTCATTTTTAGGATTGTCTCTTAATGCAAGGTTATATTCTTTAAACATCATCTCACTCAACCCAAGTTCTTCATAAATCCTTGCAAGAGATAGATGAAAGTCACTGTCAAATATTTCTTGTGAAGGAAATTCTTTTGCAAGAGCTCTGATTTCATCAGTAAGGTTTTCCTTTGCAAGGGACCTGATTTTTTGTTCGAAAGAATTTTTATCCATAACTCTACTCCATATAAAAAGAATTGAAGTAAATAATCTTTCTGAAATATTTTAGATTTAAGAATTGTTTGATGGTATAAAAGAAATATTTCAGAAATATTTTCTTTTTAGTTATATGATTTGCACAAATTATCTATTTGGTCTGCTAACAGTTAGGTTAAAGTAGAAAGGCAAATTCCAATGCTGATTTTTCTTCTGAAACCGATTTGCCAAAGGATGGGAACAATTTTCGAGAGAGATTGTGTGCCGCTTCAATTATAGCCAGTTGTCGAAGCCTTTCCTATCTGTATGACTTCACTAAACTTTATCTTGCCCATAATAAGAGAAAAAATTCCCTGTCCCAATGTTGCAAAAAATTGCACACTATGAAGAATGATTGAAAAGGCAAGTGCCTCAGATTTTTCGATTCCATACAACGAAAGGGCAATGATGCAGAAATATTGAAAATTCCCAATAAACCCCGGCGCTGACGGAATCATAATGCCGATGCTGATTATAATAAAAGCTGTCAATGCAGCAGTTAGAGGCAGTTTCAAATCAAAGGCAAAAAACAACAAATAGGTGTTAAAGACAGGAATTACCCAAAAAAAGAGTGAAATTACACTTGCCAATACTACTGCCCTCTTATCAGGCATTATATCAAATCCCTTTTTGAAGGAATCAAAGAGGTTAAGGATTTTTTCCTGAAAGGGGGCTAACAATTTGTTTGAAGTCATCTTTGCGAGAAATGTTCTGCCTTTCCATAGGATAATTATGAAGACCCCTATCAAAACAACTATTCCAACTAACGCATCTTTGCCAGATTCGATTACATTTTGGGGCAAAGGGGCATAAATTATGGCAAAAACAATAAAGATGAAAAGGGTGCCGGCATCAAGAATCCTCTCTACGACAGTAGTGGCAAGAGATGTGGAAATTGGCAGTTTCTCCTGTTTAGCCATCAGATAAGGCCGAAGAAGATCACCTAATCGAAAAGGAAGAATATTTATTCCCATAAATCCGATGCAGTGAACATAATAAACCATAGCAAGACGAATTCTTTTTATAGGATTTAAAATCAACTTCCATCTTAGAGATTTGAAAAGCTGAAGAATTACACTCAATGCAAACATAGGAATGAGATAGTAATAATTGCACGACTGAAGGGCTGATTTCAATTCAGAATAAGCAACACGGCTTATTGCAAGATAGATGAAAAAAGCGCTTATCAAAATTCCTATGATGAATCCTTTTTTCTTCACACTATTACGCCTCGCCCAAAATTTTTTTTATTCCATTCATATAGCTATGCCTTTCAATCGGATAGTATTTCAAGAAATCTTCGCTTTTTACTTCTTCTTCATCCATCATACTGAGCTGGTCAGAAGATATTGGGTAGAAAGAAAATCTTTCGAGAGCCCTTGTAACAAGCCGCAAAGGAATACGCGGAAGATAGAAAAAATGCGGGGTTTTGCCGCTAATCTTCGCAATTGTTTCTATCATCTCTTTGTAAGTCATCTCCTGAGGACCTTCGAGGTCGAGAGTGCGTGATATGGTATTGTCTTCCTTAATGATGGTGTGTATTGCTTCAAGAAGGTCTTCAACAAAAAGGGGTTTAATTTTTTTATGGCGGTTAGCAATGAGAGGGACAATTGAGGAATTTGCCAATTTGATAAAGTGTGCTGTTGAATTGTCTCCTTTCCCATATATCAACGGGGTTCTCAGAATCAAATAGTCAAAGGGAAAATTTTTGATAAGCTCTTCACATATTGATTTACTCCTTAAAAATTTTATCTTTGAATAAGGTGAAGCGCCTAATGCGCTCAAAAAGATAAATTTTCGGGCTGAAATTTTTTCCGCTATGATCAGAGCATGTTTTGTTGACAAGAAATTCGAAGTTTCAAAATCTATTTTCTTTCTCTTAAATTCTCTGAAAATTCCTGCAAGATGAACAACTACATCTGCTTGTGGATAAGAAATAGAAAGTGACTCTGGAGAGGAAATATCTGTGGGAATAATTTCAATACCTTTTATGTGAGCAATCTTATAAATGGATTCCCTTCTTGCCAAAGCAAATACATCAAAGCCCTTCTGCTTTAAAAATTTGCACAAAGCCGTACCAACAAATCCTGTTGAACCGGTAATCAGCACATTCACTTTCTCGACGCCTCCCTCGAAATAGGAAAAAAGAGAATTTATCGTTTTTTTAGAATAAATCAGAATCAAATTGTGAGCAAGTGCTTGTTGTCGATATTTGCAATACACAAAAGCTTTGTATCCCTTTATTTTTTCATCTTTTTAAGTTAGAAGATTTGAGCAAAAAATTGAGCTATTTGAAAAAAGCCGCTTTGAAGAAATGATTCACATCAATAAAAAGAAACTATAATGATCGATGCCACAAAAGGAAGTCTGAGTCGCGCACTCTTGAAACTTGCCATTCCCTTCATTATGGCAATGCTTCTCGAAACGGTAATGCAACTGACGGATATGTTTTTCGTAAGCCGCCTTGGTTCTGCATCAATAGCTGCTGTTTCTTTTTGCGGAATTATTCTTTTGCTTCTTTCCACTATAGTCGAAGGCATATCTGCATCTGCACTTGCTATCGTTGCCCGACGAGTAGGTGAGGCAGACAAAGAAGGGGCAAATATTGCAGCTTCAAATACGATGTTCATCTGTCTCCTGCTTTCCATTATTACCGGCATTGGAGGATATTACATTGCAGGACCTACCTTAAAGATATTAGGTGCGCCTGAAGATGTCTATAATCTTGGAATCGGATATATTCAATATTCATTTCTCGGAATTTATTCAATGTTCTTCCTTTTCATTGTGCAGGCAATTATGAGGGGTGCTGGCGAACCAATATATCCAATGCTCATACTATCGGGTTCAGCCTTTATGAACATCATTTTCGATCCTCTTTTCATTTTTGGATTGGGTCCTTTCCCCAAGCTTGGAGTAACAGGCGCGGCAATTGCAACAGTTACGGCAAGGACTATTGCATCTACCATAGGTATTTATCTGCTCTTTTCAGGAAAAACTTTCATAAAACTTACTTTGAAAAAGATGAAGATCGACTTGAATATAATTGCCACGATATTTAGAATTGCATTCCCTGCAATGGGGCGAATGAGTCTAAACTCTATTACGCGCGTAATTTTAATGAAAATTGTTGCCCTTTTCGGAACTTCCGCAATTGCGGCTTACGGCATTGGTCTGCGCCTCGATATGGTTGCGTTTCTACCGGGACTTGGATTTGCAGCAGCAACTTCTACGATTGTAGGGCAAAATCTTGGCGCAAAAAAAATAGATCGAGCAGAACGAAGCACAATAATAGCTTTGCTGTGCAATATTGCCGTCGTTGGAACAATTGCTGTTCTCTTCCTGCTCTTTTCGGAAAACATTATATCAGTCTTTGACAAATCGGCAGAGGTGATGAGAATTGGCACTATGTATATATACATTGTGGTGCCGTCGTATTTCTTTATGGCTGGACGGTTGGTGTATAATGGTTCACTACGAGGCGCGGGAGATACTTATTCCACTATGGTGGCTTCATTCATTTCAATGGTTTTGATGCAGATTCCTCTTGCATATCTATTAGCCAAATACACATCTCTCGATGTTTACGGTGTTTTCATATCAGTGGCAGCCGTCAACTTCTTTGAAACATTGATGCTTTACTACTGGTTCAAGAAGGGAAAGTGGAAATACAAAAAAGTTTAGCATTTTGACTTACTGATTCTGTTTCATTTCTCTATCGATGTGGTCCCAATAGCGCATAAAAAGACACATAAATCGAGGATGAGTAATAAGATTCGTCTTTGAATGCCTTCTTATTTTTTCAACCACTGAGTCTTCTTTATGGTTGCCCAATATTTTATCTGTAATATCTTCTTTCAGTTGCTGAATTCCATATTCTCCTTCTGTCAATTCTTCAAGAAGATGGGTAAGCTCAATTTCAGTTTCTTCCATAGTAGCCATTGGTTATCTCCAAAGATTTTTTTATAGATATTCTCTCTGATATAAAAAAAAAGAGGCAGTTGCCAGAAAAAATATTCATTCAACAAATAGAGCTTCAAGATTGCTGATAAATTTCAGCAAAAACTCAACACGGTTTTTTTGGCACAGGATTTCATCAAACAGATAGACGAAATTATTTCTGAGGAAGATTAAAAAAGAGACCTTCAACTCAGAAAACAAGCGAAGGATAATGAATTTTCAATCAAATCATTAAAATTTTCTCGAAAGACTATTCCGTTAACAATTCTCCCTCGTTTCAACAATAAATCTTGCCATTACCCTGATTTTCTGCCTGAGATGTCTTCTGCTTCAATGACAAAGCTCATCGATTTTTCAGGGTTTTCCTTTACCATTGCAACTTGCTTGTCTATATAGGAAGAAGGTACTCCATATTTTTCTGCGGCAAGTTCAAGACTTTCCCTCAATTCATCTATATCTGTTACTTGCCTAATCTTACCCTCAACCAAAACAGAGCGCCATCCTCCCTTTCCTGCTCTCCATACACTAAAAGCGGCATTGTTGTTCGATTTTATACATTCATACTTTCTTCCCGACGGCATTATGCCGATTCTTATGTTGCCATTATCATAGACAAACCAACAGACAACTCCATAGGGTCTATCACCATCAACTAAAAGAAGCGTACCAACTTTCTCTGAACTCATAAGGTCTTCAATCTCTTTGTGAGTCATTTCAACTGACATAACTGCCAATACCTCCCAAATAAATTGTTTTATTTTTCTGTTATTACCTCTACCGTTTTTGCACCTGCTTGAAAAACTTTTTCCATTCCTTTCTCATCTTGCGTTACCACTCCTCTGCCATGCGCCCTGCCTCTGCATCCTGATGCAGAAATAGCAAAAAGAGTTTCTATTCCGCGAAGTCCCATCAACATCATCATTCCTTCCATATGGTCGCGGTATGTATGCTCTTCTGGCCAAGCCCAGCAGGTAATCAATGTGCCTGCCTTTCTGCCGCCAAATCTCTGCTTGTTGTATTTATTGCTCATACAATCCAAACGGTCCCAGAATGCTGCAGTTTGCGCTGATTCTCTTGCTGTGTAGATGGGATATCCAATCACAACGGCATCTGCTTCACAAAGTTTTTTGTAGATTTCCGTCATATCGTCCTTTATTGTGCAAAAAGTTTCAATAATAGTGCCATCGTTCTTTTCACGGCATTTCCTACAGCCAATGCAGTATGATATCTTTTTGAAATGAAGGTAAATTTCTTCGCATATTGCACCCCTCGATTCCGCGCCTCTAAAAAACTCTTTGATTAAGAGGTCTGAATTTCCCTTCCTGCGAGGGCTCCCGCAGAGTGCAATAATCTTTGGTGTTGTTTTGGTTTTCCTTGTGATAAATTTCCTTCCCTGTATTGCGCGCTTGACCTTTATTTTAACCCACCTCTTCGATGTCTCCTTGTATCCTTCTATTCCGCTTCTTGCTATAGTCTGAAATTTTGATGGATTTGAAAGTTTGACAAAAAGGGGACTAAATCCTGAAGGCATTACTTCTTTTGCCGCATCAAAAATATCGTCAGAAGAAATTTCTTCTCTGCTCTCAAAAAATACATTTTTTTCTGCCTGTCTTAAAATTCTTTCTTTCCACAGAGGTTGAAGAATGGAAGGAGTGATTGAGATGATTGTGTTCAACATTTTTAACGCGTCTTGCGTCAAACTCAATTTTTTATTCATATTCCAATTCCCTATCTTTAATGAAATAACAATGTTACCTCTTGATTTGCATCAGCTTTCATTAGGTCGATTCTGGAATCCGAGAATGAGTAATAAAATACAATGGAAAACAGAAGAAGAGTTTGAAGAGAAGACAAAAGGAACATATGTCCCACTGACAGAAAAAAAGGGCTTTTCATTTGCCTTGCCCATAGAATTCATATCCGCAAATCAAGACTAATCCTTATATAGCGCCCTTTTCTTGCAATTCTTTTATCTTGTCTTCAGGATAATGCAGCAACTTTTGAAGAATTTCTTCATTGTGTTCGCCAAGAGTGGGCGGAGGATTGTATTCTTGCTTCATTCCTTCAATCTTTATTGGTGAACCAATAACTTTCACTTTTCCGCATTTTGTGTGGTTAACTTCTACAATCATCTCACGTGCTGCAACCTGTGGTTCTTCGAGGGCTTCAGCAATGGAGTTTACAGGCGCCCCGGGTATTCCCACTTCATAGAATT includes these proteins:
- a CDS encoding UPF0104 family protein, encoding MKKKGFIIGILISAFFIYLAISRVAYSELKSALQSCNYYYLIPMFALSVILQLFKSLRWKLILNPIKRIRLAMVYYVHCIGFMGINILPFRLGDLLRPYLMAKQEKLPISTSLATTVVERILDAGTLFIFIVFAIIYAPLPQNVIESGKDALVGIVVLIGVFIIILWKGRTFLAKMTSNKLLAPFQEKILNLFDSFKKGFDIMPDKRAVVLASVISLFFWVIPVFNTYLLFFAFDLKLPLTAALTAFIIISIGIMIPSAPGFIGNFQYFCIIALSLYGIEKSEALAFSIILHSVQFFATLGQGIFSLIMGKIKFSEVIQIGKASTTGYN
- a CDS encoding NAD-dependent epimerase/dehydratase family protein — its product is MKGYKAFVYCKYRQQALAHNLILIYSKKTINSLFSYFEGGVEKVNVLITGSTGFVGTALCKFLKQKGFDVFALARRESIYKIAHIKGIEIIPTDISSPESLSISYPQADVVVHLAGIFREFKRKKIDFETSNFLSTKHALIIAEKISARKFIFLSALGASPYSKIKFLRSKSICEELIKNFPFDYLILRTPLIYGKGDNSTAHFIKLANSSIVPLIANRHKKIKPLFVEDLLEAIHTIIKEDNTISRTLDLEGPQEMTYKEMIETIAKISGKTPHFFYLPRIPLRLVTRALERFSFYPISSDQLSMMDEEEVKSEDFLKYYPIERHSYMNGIKKILGEA
- a CDS encoding MATE family efflux transporter; amino-acid sequence: MIDATKGSLSRALLKLAIPFIMAMLLETVMQLTDMFFVSRLGSASIAAVSFCGIILLLLSTIVEGISASALAIVARRVGEADKEGANIAASNTMFICLLLSIITGIGGYYIAGPTLKILGAPEDVYNLGIGYIQYSFLGIYSMFFLFIVQAIMRGAGEPIYPMLILSGSAFMNIIFDPLFIFGLGPFPKLGVTGAAIATVTARTIASTIGIYLLFSGKTFIKLTLKKMKIDLNIIATIFRIAFPAMGRMSLNSITRVILMKIVALFGTSAIAAYGIGLRLDMVAFLPGLGFAAATSTIVGQNLGAKKIDRAERSTIIALLCNIAVVGTIAVLFLLFSENIISVFDKSAEVMRIGTMYIYIVVPSYFFMAGRLVYNGSLRGAGDTYSTMVASFISMVLMQIPLAYLLAKYTSLDVYGVFISVAAVNFFETLMLYYWFKKGKWKYKKV
- a CDS encoding flavodoxin family protein is translated as MNKKLSLTQDALKMLNTIISITPSILQPLWKERILRQAEKNVFFESREEISSDDIFDAAKEVMPSGFSPLFVKLSNPSKFQTIARSGIEGYKETSKRWVKIKVKRAIQGRKFITRKTKTTPKIIALCGSPRRKGNSDLLIKEFFRGAESRGAICEEIYLHFKKISYCIGCRKCREKNDGTIIETFCTIKDDMTEIYKKLCEADAVVIGYPIYTARESAQTAAFWDRLDCMSNKYNKQRFGGRKAGTLITCWAWPEEHTYRDHMEGMMMLMGLRGIETLFAISASGCRGRAHGRGVVTQDEKGMEKVFQAGAKTVEVITEK